One stretch of Phocoena phocoena chromosome 10, mPhoPho1.1, whole genome shotgun sequence DNA includes these proteins:
- the PDHB gene encoding pyruvate dehydrogenase E1 component subunit beta, mitochondrial isoform X2 has product MAVVAGLTRRPLEQVTVREAINQGMDEELERDEKVFLLGEEVAQYDGAYKVSRGLWKKYGDKRIIDTPISEMGFAGIAVGAAMAGLRPICEFMTFNFSMQAIDQVINSAAKTYYMSGGFQPVPIVFRGPNGASAGVAAQHSQCFAAWYGHCPGLKVVSPWSSEDAKGLIKSAIRDNNPVVVLENELMYGVPFELPPEAQSKDFLIPIGKAKIERQGTHVTIVSHSRPVSHCLEAATVLSKEGIECEVINMRTIRPMDIETIEASVMKTSHLVTVEGGWPQFGVGAEICARIMEGPAFNFLDAPVVRVTGADVPMPYAKVLEDNSVPQVKDIIFAIKKTLNM; this is encoded by the exons GTGACAGTTCGTGAGGCTATAAATCAAGGTATGGATGAGGAGCTGGAAAGAGATGAGAAGGTATTTCTACTTGGGGAAGAAGTTGCCCAATATGATGGGGCATATAAG GTTAGTCGAGGCCTGTGGAAGAAATATGGAGATAAGAGGATCATAGACACTCCCATATCTGAG ATGGGTTTTGCTGGAATTGCTGTAGGTGCAGCTATG GCTGGGTTGCGGCCCATTTGTGAATTTATGACCTTCAACTTCTCTATGCAAGCCATCGACCAGGTTATAAACTCAGCTGCCAAGACCTACTACATGTCAGGGGGCTTTCAGCCTGTGCCCATAGTCTTCAGGGGGCCCAATGGCGCCTCAGCAGGCGTAGCTGCCCAGCACTCACAGTGCTTTGCTGCCTGGTATGGGCACTGCCCAGGCTTAAAGGTGGTCAGCCCCTGGAGTTCAGAGGATGCAAAAGGACTTATTAAATCAGCCATTCGGGATAACAATCCAG tGGTGGTGCTGGAGAATGAATTGATGTATGGAGTTCCTTTTGAACTTCCCCCAGAGGCTCAGTCAAAAGATTTTCTGATTCCTATTGGAAAAGCTAAAATAGAAAGGCAAG GGACACATGTAACCATAGTTTCCCATTCAAGACCTGTGAGCCACTGCTTAGAAGCTGCAACGGTGCTATCTAAAGAGGGAATTGAATGTGAG GTGATAAATATGCGAACCATCAGACCAATGGACATTGAAACAATAGAAGCCAGTGTCATGAAGACCAGTCACCTCGTAACTGTGGAAGGAGGCTGGCCACAGTTTGGAGTAGGAGCTGAAATCTGTGCCAGGATCATGGAAG GCCCCGCGTTCAATTTTCTGGATGCTCCTGTAGTTCGTGTCACCGGTGCCGATGTCCCTATGCCTTATGCAAAGGTTCTAGAAGACAACTCTGTACCTCAGGTTAAAGACATCATATTTGCaataaagaaaacactaaatATGTAG
- the PDHB gene encoding pyruvate dehydrogenase E1 component subunit beta, mitochondrial isoform X1 produces MAVVAGLTRRPLEQVSGLLRRRFHRTAPAALQVTVREAINQGMDEELERDEKVFLLGEEVAQYDGAYKVSRGLWKKYGDKRIIDTPISEMGFAGIAVGAAMAGLRPICEFMTFNFSMQAIDQVINSAAKTYYMSGGFQPVPIVFRGPNGASAGVAAQHSQCFAAWYGHCPGLKVVSPWSSEDAKGLIKSAIRDNNPVVVLENELMYGVPFELPPEAQSKDFLIPIGKAKIERQGTHVTIVSHSRPVSHCLEAATVLSKEGIECEVINMRTIRPMDIETIEASVMKTSHLVTVEGGWPQFGVGAEICARIMEGPAFNFLDAPVVRVTGADVPMPYAKVLEDNSVPQVKDIIFAIKKTLNM; encoded by the exons GTGACAGTTCGTGAGGCTATAAATCAAGGTATGGATGAGGAGCTGGAAAGAGATGAGAAGGTATTTCTACTTGGGGAAGAAGTTGCCCAATATGATGGGGCATATAAG GTTAGTCGAGGCCTGTGGAAGAAATATGGAGATAAGAGGATCATAGACACTCCCATATCTGAG ATGGGTTTTGCTGGAATTGCTGTAGGTGCAGCTATG GCTGGGTTGCGGCCCATTTGTGAATTTATGACCTTCAACTTCTCTATGCAAGCCATCGACCAGGTTATAAACTCAGCTGCCAAGACCTACTACATGTCAGGGGGCTTTCAGCCTGTGCCCATAGTCTTCAGGGGGCCCAATGGCGCCTCAGCAGGCGTAGCTGCCCAGCACTCACAGTGCTTTGCTGCCTGGTATGGGCACTGCCCAGGCTTAAAGGTGGTCAGCCCCTGGAGTTCAGAGGATGCAAAAGGACTTATTAAATCAGCCATTCGGGATAACAATCCAG tGGTGGTGCTGGAGAATGAATTGATGTATGGAGTTCCTTTTGAACTTCCCCCAGAGGCTCAGTCAAAAGATTTTCTGATTCCTATTGGAAAAGCTAAAATAGAAAGGCAAG GGACACATGTAACCATAGTTTCCCATTCAAGACCTGTGAGCCACTGCTTAGAAGCTGCAACGGTGCTATCTAAAGAGGGAATTGAATGTGAG GTGATAAATATGCGAACCATCAGACCAATGGACATTGAAACAATAGAAGCCAGTGTCATGAAGACCAGTCACCTCGTAACTGTGGAAGGAGGCTGGCCACAGTTTGGAGTAGGAGCTGAAATCTGTGCCAGGATCATGGAAG GCCCCGCGTTCAATTTTCTGGATGCTCCTGTAGTTCGTGTCACCGGTGCCGATGTCCCTATGCCTTATGCAAAGGTTCTAGAAGACAACTCTGTACCTCAGGTTAAAGACATCATATTTGCaataaagaaaacactaaatATGTAG